A single genomic interval of Spinacia oleracea cultivar Varoflay chromosome 6, BTI_SOV_V1, whole genome shotgun sequence harbors:
- the LOC110788048 gene encoding uncharacterized protein, which produces MSSEKVGQLGVVEDKEDGEDNGEENVEEPEEQDGGVKDGGPNNRDDDDDEGPANGPVQGTVAASPLENIAQENPSEDKNSEENTSQDNPTEGNTTDENLQTDDQEGPREKLILRIPRTNPKTRYRQTRVRMTKLESDVVAYVESYNPKGKEQGGMLIECDGNDANRMMCYSVVRPREYVHSQYVRAVANIYNREWALEYPTNSRRIMLDSSFAYQKLKTRETYAGLLKKWSTPLQKIVSADISVVYVPVVDNGHWWCVAFALKDQKIWFIDSMYTNPASEHSGDVKKLIAAVEYVLHWRDTQYNAALVWKLKQMHTWPLDSISFPDYNDNHACGIVMLMAIQESARAFTKTMQVGDINVARRALFLSHLNSDFNSCRPLLPQIVATHCPVR; this is translated from the exons ATGTCATCGGAGAAGGTGGGACAGCTGGGTGTAGTTGAAGACAAAGAGGATGGTGAAGACAATGGTGAGGAGAATGTTGAGGAGCCGGAAGAGCAGGATGGTGGCGTCAAGGATGGGGGGCCGAATAATagggatgatgacgatgatgaggGACCGGCTAATGGTCCTGTGCAAGGAACGGTTGCAGCATCGCCCTTGGAGAACATCGCTCAAGAGAACCCCTCTGAAGATAAGAACAGTGAAGAGAACACCAGTCAAGATAACCCCACTGAAGGGAACACCACTGATGAGAATCTCCAAACTGATGACCAAGAAGGACCACGGGAGAAATTGATCCTAAGGATTCCGAGAACAAACCCAAAAACACGCTATCGGCAGACGCGAGTACGAATGACAAAACTTGAGAGTGACGTAGTAGCTTATGTGGAGTCATACAATCCTAAAGGGAAAGAGCA GGGGGGCATGCTTATCGAGTGTGATGGTAATGATGCAAATCGGATGATGTGCTACTCGGTTGTGCGTCCTAGGGAGTACGTGCATTCCCAGTACGTTCGGGCCGTTGCAAACATATACAACAGGGAATGGGCTCTGGAATACCCAACGAATTCTCGCAGAATTATGCTGGACTCCTCATTTGCG TATCAGAAATTAAAGACGAGGGAAACATATGCTGGTCTGCTGAAGAAGTGGTCCACCCCTCTCCAGAAGATTGTGTCAGCTGATATATCTGTG GTCTATGTTCCAGTTGTGGACAACGGACATTGGTGGTGTGTTGCTTTTGCACTGAAAGACCAGAAGATATGGTTCATTGACAGCATGTATACTAATCCTGCTTCCGAGCATTCTGGGGATGTTAAAAAATTG ATAGCAGCTGTGGAGTACGTTCTACATTGGAGAGACACGCAGTATAATGCAGCTCTTGTTTGGAAGTTGAAGCAAATGCATACTTGGCCCTTGGACTCCATTAGCTTCCCTGACTACAACGACAA tCATGCGTGTGGAATAGTAATGCTTATGGCTATCCAGGAAAGTGCAAGGGCATTTACAAAGACGATGCAAGTG GGGGACATCAATGTAGCTCGGAGGGCACTGTTTTTGTCTCACTTGAATTCAGATTTCAACTCCTGCCGCCCGCTTCTTCCCCAAATCGTTGCAACCCACTGCCCAGTTCGTTGA